In Vanessa tameamea isolate UH-Manoa-2023 chromosome 19, ilVanTame1 primary haplotype, whole genome shotgun sequence, one genomic interval encodes:
- the LOC113396105 gene encoding sodium/potassium-transporting ATPase subunit alpha isoform X9 has translation MTRRKPPAKKRKPGDLDDLKQELDIDYHKVTPEELYQRFQTHPENGLSHAKAKENLERDGPNALTPPKQTPEWVKFCKNLFGGFALLLWIGAILCFIAYGIQASTVEEPSDDNLYLGIVLAAVVIVTGIFSYYQESKSSKIMESFKNMVPQFATVIREGEKLTLRAEDLVLGDIVEVKFGDRIPADIRIIEARGFKVDNSSLTGESEPQSRGPEFTNENPLETKNLAFFSTNAVEGTAKGVVICCGDNTVMGRIAGLASGLDTGETPIAKEIHHFIHLITGVAVFLGVTFFLIAFILGYHWLDAVIFLIGIIVANVPEGLLATVTVCLTLTAKRMASKNCLVKNLEAVETLGSTSTICSDKTGTLTQNRMTVAHMWFDNQIIEADTTEDQSGVQYDRTSPGFKALAKIATLCNRAEFKGGQDGVPILKKEVAGDASEAALLKCMELALGDVLSIRKRNKKVCEIPFNSTNKYQVSIHESDDPSDPRHLLVMKGAPERILERCSTIFIGGKEKVLDEEMKEAFNNAYLELGGLGERVLGFCDLQLPSDKYPIGYKFNTDDPNFPLENLRFVGLMSMIDPPRAAVPDAVAKCRSAGIKVIMVTGDHPITAKAIAKSVGIISEGNETVEDIAARLNIPVSEVNPREAKAAVVHGTELRELNSDQLDEILKFHTEIVFARTSPQQKLIIVEGCQRLGAIVAVTGDGVNDSPALKKADIGVAMGIAGSDVSKQAADMILLDDNFASIVTGVEEGRLIFDNLKKSIAYTLTSNIPEISPFLAFILCDIPLPLGTVTILCIDLGTDMVPAISLAYEEAESDIMKRQPRNPFTDKLVNERLISMAYGQIGMIQAAAGFFVYFVIMAENGFLPLKLFGIRKQWDSKAINDLTDSYGQEWTYRDRKALEFTCHTAFFVSIVVVQWADLIICKTRRNSIVHQGMRNWALNFGLIFETALAAFLSYTPGMDKGLRMYPLKFVWWLPAIPFMLSIFIYDEIRRFYLRRNPGGWLEQETYY, from the exons ATG ACCCGTCGGAAACCTCCTGCGAAAAAGCGGAAACCCGGAGACTTAGATGACCTAAAACAGGAGTTAGATATCGATTACCACAAAGTAACGCCCGAAGAACTTTACCAAAGATTTCAAACACACCCCGAAAAT GGACTCAGTCACGCAAAAGCGAAAGAAAACCTTGAACGAGATGGTCCAAATGCACTTACACCTCCAAAACAGACACCCGAATGGGTAAAGTTTTGTAAAAATCTTTTCGGCGGATTTGCGTTATTATTGTGGATTGGTGCTATTCTATGCTTTATTGCCTACGGAATTCAG GCGAGTACCGTTGAGGAACCTTCGGATGATAACTTGTACCTTGGTATTGTATTGGCGGCTGTTGTAATCGTGACTGGAATCTTTTCATACTACCAAGAAAGCAAGTCATCCAAGATCATGGAATCCTTCAAGAACATGGTACCCCAATTCGCCACGGTCATTCGCGAAGGAGAAAAATTAACGCTTCGTGCTGAAGATCTTGTGCTCGGTGACATTGTTGAG GTTAAATTCGGCGACCGGATCCCTGCTGATATTCGTATCATTGAAGCACGTGGCTTTAAAGTAGACAACTCGAGTTTGACTGGCGAGTCTGAACCACAATCCCGTGGACCTGAATTTACCAACGAGAACCCCCTAGAAACCAAGAATTTGGCATTCTTCTCTACCAACGCTGTTGAAGGCACTGCTAAGGGTGTAGTAATCTGTTGTGGTGATAATACG GTTATGGGTCGTATTGCGGGATTGGCATCAGGCTTGGACACTGGCGAGACCCCCATTGCTAAGGAAATCCACCATTTTATCCACTTGATCACCGGTGTCGCTGTATTCCTCGGAGTAACGTTCTTCTTAATCGCCTTCATCCTCGGCTATCACTGGCTGGATGCTGTTATTTTCCTCATTG GTATCATTGTAGCCAACGTACCTGAAGGTTTACTGGCCACTGTAACTGTATGTCTGACTCTCACTGCCAAACGTATGGCCTCCAAGAATTGCTTAGTTAAGAACTTGGAAGCCGTCGAAACTCTCGGATCAACCTCAACGATTTGCTCCGATAAAACTGGAACTTTGACCCAAAACAGGATGACTGTAGCTCATATGTGGTTCGACAACCAGATCATTGAAGCTGATACGACTGAGGACCAGTCTGGAGTACAATATG ATCGCACTAGCCCAGGATTCAAAGCGCTTGCCAAAATTGCTACTCTTTGCAACCGAGCTGAGTTCAAAGGTGGACAGGACGGTGTGCCAATCTTGAAGAAGGAAGTTGCTGGAGATGCGTCCGAAGCTGCTTTACTTAAATGTATGGAACTGGCTCTCGGTGACGTGCTGTCGATCAGAAAGAGGAATAAGAAAGTATGCGAGATTCCATTCAACTCTACGAATAAGTACCAAGTTTCTATCCACGAAAGTGATGACCCCAGCGATCCTCGTCATTTGCTCGTAATGAAGGGTGCCCCTGAAAGGATTCTGGAACGCTGCAGCACTATTTTCATCGGTGGCAAGGAAAAG GTTTTGGACGAAGAAATGAAGGAAGCTTTCAACAATGCCTACTTGGAACTCGGCGGACTCGGTGAACGTGTGCTCGGTTTCTGCGATTTGCAATTGCCTTCCGACAAGTATCCCATTGGGTACAAGTTCAACACCGATGACCCCAATTTCCCCTTGGAGAACCTTCGCTTCGTTGGCCTCATGAGCATGATCGATCCTCCCCGTGCCGCCGTACCCGACGCTGTTGCTAAGTGCCGATCTGCTGGTATCAAG gttatcATGGTAACCGGTGACCACCCCATCACTGCCAAGGCTATCGCCAAGTCCGTAGGAATTATTTCTGAAGGCAACGAAACCGTAGAAGATATCGCCGCTCGTCTCAACATTCCCGTATCCGAAGTCAACCCCCGCGAGGCCAAAGCCGCCGTAGTCCACGGAACCGAACTCAGGGAACTCAACTCTGATCAACTCGACGAAATtctcaa GTTCCACACCGAAATCGTGTTCGCGCGTACGTCCCCGCAACAGAAGCTGATCATCGTGGAAGGTTGCCAGCGACTCGGAGCCATCGTAGCCGTCACCGGCGATGGAGTCAACGACTCGCCTGCCTTGAAGAAGGCCGACATTGGCGTCGCTATGGGTATCGCCGGCTCTGACGTGTCCAAGCAG GCCGCTGACATGATCCTCCTCGACGATAACTTCGCATCCATCGTCACAGGTGTAGAGGAAGGGCGTTTGATCTTCGACAACTTGAAGAAATCCATCGCGTATACCCTCACCTCGAATATTCCCGAAATCTCTCCTTTCCTGGCCTTTATCCTCTGCGACATTCCGCTGCCTCTCGGTACTGTAACCATCCTTTGCATCGATCTCGGAACTGACATG GTGCCCGCCATTTCCCTGGCTTACGAGGAGGCCGAATCTGACATTATGAAGCGACAGCCGCGTAATCCTTTCACTGATAAGCTCGTTAACGAGAG GCTGATTTCCATGGCTTATGGTCAAATCGGAATGATCCAAGCTGCCGCTGGATTTTTCGTATACTTCGTGATTATGGCCGAGAATGGATTCCTTCCCTTGAAACTCTTCGGTATCAGAAAGCAATGGGACTCGAAGGCCATCAACGACTTGACTGACTCCTATGGACAGGAATGG ACTTACCGCGACCGTAAGGCTCTCGAATTTACCTGCCACACCGCTTTCTTCGTGTCCATCGTGGTAGTGCAGTGGGCAGACTTGATCATTTGCAAGACCCGCCGTAACTCGATCGTGCACCAGGGCATGCGTAACTGGGCGCTTAACTTCGGACTCATCTTCGAAACTGCGCTCGCCGCCTTCCTCTCCTACACGCCCGGCATGGACAAGGGCCTGCGGATGTATCCTCTCAA GTTCGTATGGTGGCTGCCCGCCATTCCATTCATGTTGTCGATCTTCATCTACGACGAAATCCGGCGCTTCTACCTGCGTCGCAACCCGGGCGGCTGGCTCGAACAAGAGACTTACTACTAA
- the LOC113396105 gene encoding sodium/potassium-transporting ATPase subunit alpha isoform X5 — MGEHGRTDSYRVATIGPIKDDNRTADGQYKTRRKPPAKKRKPGDLDDLKQELDIDYHKVTPEELYQRFQTHPENGLSHAKAKENLERDGPNALTPPKQTPEWVKFCKNLFGGFALLLWIGAILCFIAYGIQASTVEEPSDDNLYLGIVLAAVVIVTGIFSYYQESKSSKIMESFKNMVPQFATVIREGEKLTLRAEDLVLGDIVEVKFGDRIPADIRIIEARGFKVDNSSLTGESEPQSRGPEFTNENPLETKNLAFFSTNAVEGTAKGVVICCGDNTVMGRIAGLASGLDTGETPIAKEIHHFIHLITGVAVFLGVTFFLIAFILGYHWLDAVIFLIGIIVANVPEGLLATVTVCLTLTAKRMASKNCLVKNLEAVETLGSTSTICSDKTGTLTQNRMTVAHMWFDNQIIEADTTEDQSGVQYDRTSPGFKALAKIATLCNRAEFKGGQDGVPILKKEVAGDASEAALLKCMELALGDVLSIRKRNKKVCEIPFNSTNKYQVSIHESDDPSDPRHLLVMKGAPERILERCSTIFIGGKEKVLDEEMKEAFNNAYLELGGLGERVLGFCDLQLPSDKYPIGYKFNTDDPNFPLENLRFVGLMSMIDPPRAAVPDAVAKCRSAGIKVIMVTGDHPITAKAIAKSVGIISEGNETVEDIAARLNIPVSEVNPREAKAAVVHGTELRELNSDQLDEILKFHTEIVFARTSPQQKLIIVEGCQRLGAIVAVTGDGVNDSPALKKADIGVAMGIAGSDVSKQAADMILLDDNFASIVTGVEEGRLIFDNLKKSIAYTLTSNIPEISPFLAFILCDIPLPLGTVTILCIDLGTDMVPAIALAYESAEADIMKRPPRNPFCDKLVNERLISMAYGQIGMIQAAAGFFVYFVIMAENGFLPLKLFGIRKQWDSKAINDLTDSYGQEWTYRDRKALEFTCHTAFFVSIVVVQWADLIICKTRRNSIVHQGMRNWALNFGLIFETALAAFLSYTPGMDKGLRMYPLKFVWWLPAIPFMLSIFIYDEIRRFYLRRNPGGWLEQETYY; from the exons ATGGGCGAG CATGGCCGTACCGACTCGTACCGCGTCGCCACCATCGGCCCCATAAAGGATGATAATAGAACTGCTGATGGACAGTATAAG ACCCGTCGGAAACCTCCTGCGAAAAAGCGGAAACCCGGAGACTTAGATGACCTAAAACAGGAGTTAGATATCGATTACCACAAAGTAACGCCCGAAGAACTTTACCAAAGATTTCAAACACACCCCGAAAAT GGACTCAGTCACGCAAAAGCGAAAGAAAACCTTGAACGAGATGGTCCAAATGCACTTACACCTCCAAAACAGACACCCGAATGGGTAAAGTTTTGTAAAAATCTTTTCGGCGGATTTGCGTTATTATTGTGGATTGGTGCTATTCTATGCTTTATTGCCTACGGAATTCAG GCGAGTACCGTTGAGGAACCTTCGGATGATAACTTGTACCTTGGTATTGTATTGGCGGCTGTTGTAATCGTGACTGGAATCTTTTCATACTACCAAGAAAGCAAGTCATCCAAGATCATGGAATCCTTCAAGAACATGGTACCCCAATTCGCCACGGTCATTCGCGAAGGAGAAAAATTAACGCTTCGTGCTGAAGATCTTGTGCTCGGTGACATTGTTGAG GTTAAATTCGGCGACCGGATCCCTGCTGATATTCGTATCATTGAAGCACGTGGCTTTAAAGTAGACAACTCGAGTTTGACTGGCGAGTCTGAACCACAATCCCGTGGACCTGAATTTACCAACGAGAACCCCCTAGAAACCAAGAATTTGGCATTCTTCTCTACCAACGCTGTTGAAGGCACTGCTAAGGGTGTAGTAATCTGTTGTGGTGATAATACG GTTATGGGTCGTATTGCGGGATTGGCATCAGGCTTGGACACTGGCGAGACCCCCATTGCTAAGGAAATCCACCATTTTATCCACTTGATCACCGGTGTCGCTGTATTCCTCGGAGTAACGTTCTTCTTAATCGCCTTCATCCTCGGCTATCACTGGCTGGATGCTGTTATTTTCCTCATTG GTATCATTGTAGCCAACGTACCTGAAGGTTTACTGGCCACTGTAACTGTATGTCTGACTCTCACTGCCAAACGTATGGCCTCCAAGAATTGCTTAGTTAAGAACTTGGAAGCCGTCGAAACTCTCGGATCAACCTCAACGATTTGCTCCGATAAAACTGGAACTTTGACCCAAAACAGGATGACTGTAGCTCATATGTGGTTCGACAACCAGATCATTGAAGCTGATACGACTGAGGACCAGTCTGGAGTACAATATG ATCGCACTAGCCCAGGATTCAAAGCGCTTGCCAAAATTGCTACTCTTTGCAACCGAGCTGAGTTCAAAGGTGGACAGGACGGTGTGCCAATCTTGAAGAAGGAAGTTGCTGGAGATGCGTCCGAAGCTGCTTTACTTAAATGTATGGAACTGGCTCTCGGTGACGTGCTGTCGATCAGAAAGAGGAATAAGAAAGTATGCGAGATTCCATTCAACTCTACGAATAAGTACCAAGTTTCTATCCACGAAAGTGATGACCCCAGCGATCCTCGTCATTTGCTCGTAATGAAGGGTGCCCCTGAAAGGATTCTGGAACGCTGCAGCACTATTTTCATCGGTGGCAAGGAAAAG GTTTTGGACGAAGAAATGAAGGAAGCTTTCAACAATGCCTACTTGGAACTCGGCGGACTCGGTGAACGTGTGCTCGGTTTCTGCGATTTGCAATTGCCTTCCGACAAGTATCCCATTGGGTACAAGTTCAACACCGATGACCCCAATTTCCCCTTGGAGAACCTTCGCTTCGTTGGCCTCATGAGCATGATCGATCCTCCCCGTGCCGCCGTACCCGACGCTGTTGCTAAGTGCCGATCTGCTGGTATCAAG gttatcATGGTAACCGGTGACCACCCCATCACTGCCAAGGCTATCGCCAAGTCCGTAGGAATTATTTCTGAAGGCAACGAAACCGTAGAAGATATCGCCGCTCGTCTCAACATTCCCGTATCCGAAGTCAACCCCCGCGAGGCCAAAGCCGCCGTAGTCCACGGAACCGAACTCAGGGAACTCAACTCTGATCAACTCGACGAAATtctcaa GTTCCACACCGAAATCGTGTTCGCGCGTACGTCCCCGCAACAGAAGCTGATCATCGTGGAAGGTTGCCAGCGACTCGGAGCCATCGTAGCCGTCACCGGCGATGGAGTCAACGACTCGCCTGCCTTGAAGAAGGCCGACATTGGCGTCGCTATGGGTATCGCCGGCTCTGACGTGTCCAAGCAG GCCGCTGACATGATCCTCCTCGACGATAACTTCGCATCCATCGTCACAGGTGTAGAGGAAGGGCGTTTGATCTTCGACAACTTGAAGAAATCCATCGCGTATACCCTCACCTCGAATATTCCCGAAATCTCTCCTTTCCTGGCCTTTATCCTCTGCGACATTCCGCTGCCTCTCGGTACTGTAACCATCCTTTGCATCGATCTCGGAACTGACATG GTGCCCGCCATAGCGCTGGCGTACGAGTCAGCCGAGGCGGACATTATGAAACGTCCGCCTAGAAATCCATTTTGCGACAAACTTGTCAACGAGAG GCTGATTTCCATGGCTTATGGTCAAATCGGAATGATCCAAGCTGCCGCTGGATTTTTCGTATACTTCGTGATTATGGCCGAGAATGGATTCCTTCCCTTGAAACTCTTCGGTATCAGAAAGCAATGGGACTCGAAGGCCATCAACGACTTGACTGACTCCTATGGACAGGAATGG ACTTACCGCGACCGTAAGGCTCTCGAATTTACCTGCCACACCGCTTTCTTCGTGTCCATCGTGGTAGTGCAGTGGGCAGACTTGATCATTTGCAAGACCCGCCGTAACTCGATCGTGCACCAGGGCATGCGTAACTGGGCGCTTAACTTCGGACTCATCTTCGAAACTGCGCTCGCCGCCTTCCTCTCCTACACGCCCGGCATGGACAAGGGCCTGCGGATGTATCCTCTCAA GTTCGTATGGTGGCTGCCCGCCATTCCATTCATGTTGTCGATCTTCATCTACGACGAAATCCGGCGCTTCTACCTGCGTCGCAACCCGGGCGGCTGGCTCGAACAAGAGACTTACTACTAA
- the LOC113396105 gene encoding sodium/potassium-transporting ATPase subunit alpha isoform X8: MGETRRKPPAKKRKPGDLDDLKQELDIDYHKVTPEELYQRFQTHPENGLSHAKAKENLERDGPNALTPPKQTPEWVKFCKNLFGGFALLLWIGAILCFIAYGIQASTVEEPSDDNLYLGIVLAAVVIVTGIFSYYQESKSSKIMESFKNMVPQFATVIREGEKLTLRAEDLVLGDIVEVKFGDRIPADIRIIEARGFKVDNSSLTGESEPQSRGPEFTNENPLETKNLAFFSTNAVEGTAKGVVICCGDNTVMGRIAGLASGLDTGETPIAKEIHHFIHLITGVAVFLGVTFFLIAFILGYHWLDAVIFLIGIIVANVPEGLLATVTVCLTLTAKRMASKNCLVKNLEAVETLGSTSTICSDKTGTLTQNRMTVAHMWFDNQIIEADTTEDQSGVQYDRTSPGFKALAKIATLCNRAEFKGGQDGVPILKKEVAGDASEAALLKCMELALGDVLSIRKRNKKVCEIPFNSTNKYQVSIHESDDPSDPRHLLVMKGAPERILERCSTIFIGGKEKVLDEEMKEAFNNAYLELGGLGERVLGFCDLQLPSDKYPIGYKFNTDDPNFPLENLRFVGLMSMIDPPRAAVPDAVAKCRSAGIKVIMVTGDHPITAKAIAKSVGIISEGNETVEDIAARLNIPVSEVNPREAKAAVVHGTELRELNSDQLDEILKFHTEIVFARTSPQQKLIIVEGCQRLGAIVAVTGDGVNDSPALKKADIGVAMGIAGSDVSKQAADMILLDDNFASIVTGVEEGRLIFDNLKKSIAYTLTSNIPEISPFLAFILCDIPLPLGTVTILCIDLGTDMVPAIALAYESAEADIMKRPPRNPFCDKLVNERLISMAYGQIGMIQAAAGFFVYFVIMAENGFLPLKLFGIRKQWDSKAINDLTDSYGQEWTYRDRKALEFTCHTAFFVSIVVVQWADLIICKTRRNSIVHQGMRNWALNFGLIFETALAAFLSYTPGMDKGLRMYPLKFVWWLPAIPFMLSIFIYDEIRRFYLRRNPGGWLEQETYY; this comes from the exons ATGGGCGAG ACCCGTCGGAAACCTCCTGCGAAAAAGCGGAAACCCGGAGACTTAGATGACCTAAAACAGGAGTTAGATATCGATTACCACAAAGTAACGCCCGAAGAACTTTACCAAAGATTTCAAACACACCCCGAAAAT GGACTCAGTCACGCAAAAGCGAAAGAAAACCTTGAACGAGATGGTCCAAATGCACTTACACCTCCAAAACAGACACCCGAATGGGTAAAGTTTTGTAAAAATCTTTTCGGCGGATTTGCGTTATTATTGTGGATTGGTGCTATTCTATGCTTTATTGCCTACGGAATTCAG GCGAGTACCGTTGAGGAACCTTCGGATGATAACTTGTACCTTGGTATTGTATTGGCGGCTGTTGTAATCGTGACTGGAATCTTTTCATACTACCAAGAAAGCAAGTCATCCAAGATCATGGAATCCTTCAAGAACATGGTACCCCAATTCGCCACGGTCATTCGCGAAGGAGAAAAATTAACGCTTCGTGCTGAAGATCTTGTGCTCGGTGACATTGTTGAG GTTAAATTCGGCGACCGGATCCCTGCTGATATTCGTATCATTGAAGCACGTGGCTTTAAAGTAGACAACTCGAGTTTGACTGGCGAGTCTGAACCACAATCCCGTGGACCTGAATTTACCAACGAGAACCCCCTAGAAACCAAGAATTTGGCATTCTTCTCTACCAACGCTGTTGAAGGCACTGCTAAGGGTGTAGTAATCTGTTGTGGTGATAATACG GTTATGGGTCGTATTGCGGGATTGGCATCAGGCTTGGACACTGGCGAGACCCCCATTGCTAAGGAAATCCACCATTTTATCCACTTGATCACCGGTGTCGCTGTATTCCTCGGAGTAACGTTCTTCTTAATCGCCTTCATCCTCGGCTATCACTGGCTGGATGCTGTTATTTTCCTCATTG GTATCATTGTAGCCAACGTACCTGAAGGTTTACTGGCCACTGTAACTGTATGTCTGACTCTCACTGCCAAACGTATGGCCTCCAAGAATTGCTTAGTTAAGAACTTGGAAGCCGTCGAAACTCTCGGATCAACCTCAACGATTTGCTCCGATAAAACTGGAACTTTGACCCAAAACAGGATGACTGTAGCTCATATGTGGTTCGACAACCAGATCATTGAAGCTGATACGACTGAGGACCAGTCTGGAGTACAATATG ATCGCACTAGCCCAGGATTCAAAGCGCTTGCCAAAATTGCTACTCTTTGCAACCGAGCTGAGTTCAAAGGTGGACAGGACGGTGTGCCAATCTTGAAGAAGGAAGTTGCTGGAGATGCGTCCGAAGCTGCTTTACTTAAATGTATGGAACTGGCTCTCGGTGACGTGCTGTCGATCAGAAAGAGGAATAAGAAAGTATGCGAGATTCCATTCAACTCTACGAATAAGTACCAAGTTTCTATCCACGAAAGTGATGACCCCAGCGATCCTCGTCATTTGCTCGTAATGAAGGGTGCCCCTGAAAGGATTCTGGAACGCTGCAGCACTATTTTCATCGGTGGCAAGGAAAAG GTTTTGGACGAAGAAATGAAGGAAGCTTTCAACAATGCCTACTTGGAACTCGGCGGACTCGGTGAACGTGTGCTCGGTTTCTGCGATTTGCAATTGCCTTCCGACAAGTATCCCATTGGGTACAAGTTCAACACCGATGACCCCAATTTCCCCTTGGAGAACCTTCGCTTCGTTGGCCTCATGAGCATGATCGATCCTCCCCGTGCCGCCGTACCCGACGCTGTTGCTAAGTGCCGATCTGCTGGTATCAAG gttatcATGGTAACCGGTGACCACCCCATCACTGCCAAGGCTATCGCCAAGTCCGTAGGAATTATTTCTGAAGGCAACGAAACCGTAGAAGATATCGCCGCTCGTCTCAACATTCCCGTATCCGAAGTCAACCCCCGCGAGGCCAAAGCCGCCGTAGTCCACGGAACCGAACTCAGGGAACTCAACTCTGATCAACTCGACGAAATtctcaa GTTCCACACCGAAATCGTGTTCGCGCGTACGTCCCCGCAACAGAAGCTGATCATCGTGGAAGGTTGCCAGCGACTCGGAGCCATCGTAGCCGTCACCGGCGATGGAGTCAACGACTCGCCTGCCTTGAAGAAGGCCGACATTGGCGTCGCTATGGGTATCGCCGGCTCTGACGTGTCCAAGCAG GCCGCTGACATGATCCTCCTCGACGATAACTTCGCATCCATCGTCACAGGTGTAGAGGAAGGGCGTTTGATCTTCGACAACTTGAAGAAATCCATCGCGTATACCCTCACCTCGAATATTCCCGAAATCTCTCCTTTCCTGGCCTTTATCCTCTGCGACATTCCGCTGCCTCTCGGTACTGTAACCATCCTTTGCATCGATCTCGGAACTGACATG GTGCCCGCCATAGCGCTGGCGTACGAGTCAGCCGAGGCGGACATTATGAAACGTCCGCCTAGAAATCCATTTTGCGACAAACTTGTCAACGAGAG GCTGATTTCCATGGCTTATGGTCAAATCGGAATGATCCAAGCTGCCGCTGGATTTTTCGTATACTTCGTGATTATGGCCGAGAATGGATTCCTTCCCTTGAAACTCTTCGGTATCAGAAAGCAATGGGACTCGAAGGCCATCAACGACTTGACTGACTCCTATGGACAGGAATGG ACTTACCGCGACCGTAAGGCTCTCGAATTTACCTGCCACACCGCTTTCTTCGTGTCCATCGTGGTAGTGCAGTGGGCAGACTTGATCATTTGCAAGACCCGCCGTAACTCGATCGTGCACCAGGGCATGCGTAACTGGGCGCTTAACTTCGGACTCATCTTCGAAACTGCGCTCGCCGCCTTCCTCTCCTACACGCCCGGCATGGACAAGGGCCTGCGGATGTATCCTCTCAA GTTCGTATGGTGGCTGCCCGCCATTCCATTCATGTTGTCGATCTTCATCTACGACGAAATCCGGCGCTTCTACCTGCGTCGCAACCCGGGCGGCTGGCTCGAACAAGAGACTTACTACTAA